A stretch of DNA from Anopheles ziemanni chromosome 3, idAnoZiCoDA_A2_x.2, whole genome shotgun sequence:
AGTTTTCTAACATTCAACGTACGTGTACCTTTCATCCCGCAGCAACTAGGCATCCCAATGCAAGCCAACATTCGTGTGCAAATCAGTCTGCTTACGAACATTAGCTTCAACTCTGAGCTGAAGCCGTTCCACAACTCTGTTATTCCACTGATTTGGGCCGAAATGGTAAGTATTTGCAAgcgtttcattcaaaatgaataaGTTTACATTTGGCTTTGCTGCTCTCTGTGGCCCACGAAATCCGTTGAAATActattttttcgaaaattgaaaaacattgcATGAAGATATAAAAGCTTCCCGAAAGTTTGCTAACATCTTTTTTTGTGCATCTGGTAACAGTCGCTGGAAAAGCTTACGCCGGAATTGATTCTCCTGCTGAACATCCTATTTGGAGTTGCACCGTACCTTCAAACCGGACTTGTATGCTTGCTAGCGCTACTGGGAGCTTCACTACTCGCCACCGCAGGCCTGGTGCTGCTCTGCTCGACCGAAGCCACGACGTTCGAGTACGACCCACGCAAGTCGATCCGGTATTCCACCGTCAACATGATACCGTACCCATTACGGAAGGAGCTGGAAAAGTATGGAGAGAGCGAAGTACGACGAGAGCCCTTGCTGATAGAAAACTGTGCATGAAGCGGGCCACGAGCAGCGAATGCTTTACGGTTTGGAGCCGTTGCTGGTGAAAACTTGTCACTGGTCTGTCGGTTCTCCTGCTCGGAATATTCGAACTGAGATTTATTCTTATAGAATAGAATAATAGATTACACggaaaaaaattatacatcGACAAACagccacaaacaaacacactccTACTCCTGTTTCCGTCAAGCGGCACGTCACAAACTCactcattatttttaaaagcaatTGTGATATACTTTTACGATTTAATTAGTTGTAAGACCGAATGTACTTGAGGGATGATTTTCACTACTTTTCGTCTCTATTAACCTATtgttgaattaattttctcgTTTACTGTTAGTGTTTATCGTTCCATAGCAGTTTTCCTGCAGTGCTGCAGGAAAAAATAACGTTTAGTCAGTTGATTGAAAAACAGGTATTTCGTCAAACGCGGTGTTGTAGCAGTGGAATAGATTTAACGCAGAGCATAATTGTTAGTACGGGCAGATGGAATAATAGATCATTAAACGGATTCAATTGCACTACCGACAGGTATGGTACCTGtaaattgaatgaataaaaatactttTGGGTGCATGTGCTTTCAAATGACTAAActattcattcattttattgCGAAGCTTTTTCATTGGTTACATTAatccatttttttcaaaactcatCATTATAACTGAACGAAAGACTACTTTATCTATCGGCAACATAACACCGATGTTCACGctactgtttttttcttatgatCTAGGTTCACACACAATATCGTAGCGTATCGTACAATAATCTTCAAAGTTAGTGAACAATAGTTGGACGTTTGTAtgcaacatatgttttattttctaatattAGCACATTTTCAACACCCACATAGGAGCGTAAGGATTCGACAATTGATAGTTATGAAACAATGAgtaacaataaacaaaaacataataaacacggaaaaacgttaaacaaACTACTTATCTACACTTATCTTGTGTAGACACTACTGTACCTCAACTTTGTTGCAAAAGGAAACCCTACGGTAATCTTTTTTTCATCTATGGTTGAATTATTGTTTTCAACGATAGTATTATAACCATGACATGTTACTCGACCGCAATTCCGTCTATCTACATTACTTAAGTAATATCACAATGTTCAGCTTCGCTACGGTTGCATCACAAAAACTGGAGAGcattttttgttctctttcGCAGCTTGTAACTCCGTTGGCCACGCTGGTTAGGTTGTCAGTTATTCTGGATGGTTTCCACTATCCATTGACGGTAAAAGGATATTTTCGTATACACGTCTGGATAGTTTTTAAACGCACATCCAGATCCAAAGGAAGTGATTCCGACCAATATCCACGGTCCACGCTTACTGATCCTACACTGTAGTGGTCCTCCGGAGTCGCCCTGAAAATAAAGTGTAAAAGAATTGAGTTTTCAATTGTTAGTTGGGCGCACCAGGGGCGCGCTATTGTCAAGCATAGGTGAACAGAATATGGAAATGTATATGATTTGGTCTATTGGAAACCGTAACGCAATAGTAGGGAAACACATGCCATTTACTAATAAGTTCGAAAGCCATGCGACGTTCATGGACCGGTAGAGTTAAGTAGATTTGACGTGAACTAACATACCACGCATGTACCCCCGGTGCCATCCAGGTTTCCGGCGCAAAGATGGCCACGATGCAGTTTGATGAAATCTCCGTACGCCTCTTCGCATCTGTAAAACAAAAGCGACTCTATGAGTGACCGAATCGGAGATGTGATTCTGTTCCAGGTAATTACTTTTTACTGCTCTGTATTGGTGCACGCGTTTGCAGCAAAACGTCCGTCAGTTCGTCATCGATTGTCGATTTGCCCCATCCAGTTGCAAGGCAGTCGACATACTGCGACGTATCGGGCATTGCTCCCGCCGACATACCAGGGTCGGTTTCGATCGCGTCTTCGTCATCGATTGGTGCGCGATCGTTAGTGTCCTCGGTCCGGTAGTTCGGCTCGTTCCGGTAATATACGGGAGCATGAGAAAACTTGTCATTCCGGCGTCGGCTATTGCCGAACTTGCTGTTCAGGATGGCACGATGGGTTTGCCGGTGGCTACTGCTAGGATCCACCTTGCCGCTGTCCATCTGTGACCGATGATTCCATCGTTTTCCATCCTGACTGCTTTTTCTCTGGTGAGGCTTTGTACTAAGCATCCCCGTGGCAAAGAACCGCCGCGTGGCCCAACTGGTCGATTTATTACCATTGGAAGAAGGTAGTTTTGTATGATTAGTTCTGGGCGATAGAACTTGCCCCGTGACCAAATGGTTTACTAGATATCTTGCCGTTCTCGTACGTGAACCGCGTTTATCGTTGGTCTCGGATTCAAATGCTTGCTTCAAACGACGCAGAAAATTATCGTCTCGAAAGGGAATCGATTCTGGAAAAGCCTCTTGGTCGTCAGGAATGTTCTGGTTTGATGGTGTGGACGGATGTTCCATGCCAAGGTTCGAATCTCGGTCGAAGAAATAAGCAGGTTTGTCGCTGGGATTCGGTCTCGACTGTTGATCCGGTCGTGGGTCGTACGTCATACTGTTTACCTTGAAGTCAGCGAAAGGAAGACATATTTTCCGTACCCTGGAGTTTGGTGCGGTGTTGGCGGGCCTGGACAGCTTAAGGAGCACtgaaattcaaacatttagAAAATATGTTAGATCGATTGCGTTTTTCGTGCGTTCATTGTCAATGAAACGCCTGTTTAAACTCACCTAGATCGTGCTTGAAATTGTGGTATTTCTCATGCAAAATGATCTTGTCCACCGGTATGCGCTGCTCAAAGCCGGACTCCGTCCGACGGTCGTATTCACCGAGAACCACGGTCCACAAGGCGGGAAGAGGCAGATTGAACAAATCACTGTCGACAAAAGGAAACAAGAAGAGTTTAATCGATATAGTAGTACCAATATTGAAAACGGAAAGATGCTATTTATTACTACCGGAAATACTTCCGACGCGATTGCCCGACGGTGCGCTCGAAGACCTTTTCTTAGGTGCATAGGTGCACAGTGCACTTCCTGTGGTGAGtatattgaatttgttttgtgcATACTGCTCTAGAATGGTTCAAATCGGCAGTTTTGTGCACGGGAAaataagtgtgtgtgtgtgtgtgtgtttgtatggtTGTGTATGAGTGTTCTTTGCATCGCATGGACCGGATTCGAGAAAATGGGTCGgaacaaattgaaatgaatgatTTCGTTTTCCGCGTGATGGTGAGTGGGTCACGTTGGTGTTTCTTTTTGGGGGTAAGGTTAGTGTTTATGCAAATTTCCCAAAAACTAGCCCACCGCCAGCGTCGGGTCGGACAGATGACGGAGGTTTATTGGATtttttcgtttggttggtggaaaaatattgaCATAGCACCGATGCGGGATGCCGGACGCACATAGATGCCAGTTTTGGCAGCATTCCGGCCATGTGGACCCAGTGCGCACCGATAATCGAACGAACCGCACCCTCAGCGTAGGCCCTGCTAGGATTGGGAAACTAGATTTCGGAAAGGAATACGTACTTGTGAATGCAGTGTGCTGCGGACAGAACCCAATTTCGGTCTATTAGCACGCCACCGCACCAGTGACCGATAAAGCCGTACGACGGATGCAGCAGCTCCAAGGACACCTGCCACGGATACTGGCCTTCGACGGTCGGTGTTCCGTGCATAATCTTCGGACTTCGCATTACGGTCGGCTCCGTGCGGGTGGAAAAGTTGTGCTGCGCACCGGGAAAGTAACTGCGAGGCTGTCGACGGGAGGTTCGAACTCCGCAATCTgcgaatgaagaaaaagtcAATAGTAATTGCATCGTCTGAATGGAAATTTTCGTTATCAAATTttaacagaaaacgttaatgGAAAGCAGAATACACCATTTCGTGGCTTCATTGGCAAATACAACATCGTACCAGTCAAGGATATATAAGAATTTCAAAGTTGTCTTACACCGTTTGGATTGTATCAATCCTGCATGAATAAACCAAATTTGTCAATGAATTTATTCAAAAGCATTGATTTCTCAAACAAAACTGTTTCGATTCCTTCTTTgtaatttgttaaaatatattaaagGATTGCGCATAGACGAGATTAAAACACAACAATCGGAAGGCAATCAAAGTGGACTTTACTTCTAGAATGTTTTAgcacgttttcttttttctaccaGCATTTATTGCATTAAATTGTAATTAGATTCCCGTCACTCCAATaagcttctttttttgttgttctacTCGCCAAGTTATCTAAAGAAAGAGTACTTCACAGTATTGTACAGATGCCCCCTTCTAGGATACTTGGCAAAGTTTTGATTAATTGTTAAATTGCACCGCTGCCAAGGTTGTGACTACCCATCGGGTGcattccctccctcccccctctttCCATTGTCCTTAAATGTTTATATGGTTCGCAAGGTTACCAACAAATCCCAGCTTCCGTGCATCTCGAGTTAATTATATTATGTGGTAGCGTAATAAAATTACCATATTGGTAAGGACAACGATTGCAGCTCGCCAAGCGAAATAGGGGGTGGTATGGATTTAGATAAACTTTCCCCGCATCGGAAACAATCAATAATGGTACCAATGATTGGAAACACTTCATGAACACGGGCGGGGCGTCATCAAACGAAACTTCAAGAGAAAGGTATTATCGCTACGAAAACGCTAGAGATCTGGCCGTAGCTTGCCATTACACGATTCACTGATCCCGAAAGCGCCTCTAGCCTTGCTGGACTATCTTAGTACGTAATCGTACGGTAATCATTCGACAATGAACGAGTTTCGGAGGGAGAAACCAGTGACTACACCTAAGCGGCAGTGAcgaaggtttattttttattttatcatggAGAATTAAATAACTCGTTGCAGCGACGTTTGGATGGAGCCTGCGAAGCTATCGATGGGAATTTCAATCTTATTTCCTACCAGTTCCTGGTTAGTTCCGCGTAGTAGTGCCTTCCAAGCGACGAAGCACACTCGGCCTTACCCACGTGGTTTCTTCTCCAACGGAGGCGAGGCGAAATGCAGTAGCCTACCGACTGATAGGTGGCCATGGCCAGGAAGACGGTGGCTCGAGTGCAATCAAGACTCGCGAGGTAGGGTCGCATACGCTCGTTAGCCACTGGGTACACCTGCAAGCCGGTGTAGAAGGTAGGAAAGAAAGGGCAATTGCGAGccgaaccaaacaaaaccagTACCTGTATGCTGTAATCGACATGATATGCCAACCCTGCGCCgcgtgcaccatcggatgaaaGGAAAAGTGATGTTGGCCCGGGCATTGATTCAGCTTCCCGGTCCTTCCCAGTTCGTTCCGCATGACTTTCGTTGCACTACGCTGCTTCTCTGTGTGTTGCAATTTCCGCTTTACTACTTTCTTCCAATGTCATTACGTTAGCTTTTCAACCACCCGGCATCTCTCTGCAAATACTTGCAGCTCATTTGGGAATGTTTTATTACTTGTCGTTACATAGCATTTATGTTCGATTTTTCGCTCGCTTCTTGTTTTCGTCCTTTGTCTCTCTACCAACTTGTTACTCTTCGGCTCAAAAGGTGCTCGTATTTCTTCATCATCCACCAAAGTCCTTGCTTTTCTACCCGCGTTACGTCGAAAATTATTATGCAATCGAACTCTGGTCGATGATAATGACAGGCTAGAAACGATAGCGCAAAAAAGGCCAGTGCACAACAGGCCATCGGCGGTAATGGTTAGTGTTGTGGTTAAGCTTTACTATTCCACCCGATGGGCAAAGTAGTGATTTTTACATCAACCTCGTATTCGGAAGCATAAAATAATcgagcaaaaaaacaaaacaacgccgATGGAGAGAGGCCAACCGTTCCAAATCAAGCAGCATCGAAAGGAGCGTTTAGTTTGTGAGATGCTTCGTGACtgcttttttctatttaaagtAAAAGTTACCATCACTGAGCCAATGGCATCCAAATGACGACCATTGCGATGGTCATTTCCGCATTGGTGGGTGAAATGACGCTTTTTGCTTCTATTCTTTTGCTAAACTTTTACTTCTCATGTGGTGATTTCTAGCAAGATTATACAACCGTTTGAGTGAGTAACGGCATGCGGGACATAAACAGGATATATGAAGAAAGATCgcaaaaaaacataagaacGCAAGCGTGTAGCAAAATTACTGTGTCATAAGTTCTGCTAGGACATGAAACGCAATCAACGTAACCGTAAACTGTAGTGAACGGTGTACAGTTAAAGTGCATGGAAGATCTTACCTAGGACCAGAGGCAGCACTATAATGACACTTGttgtttaaaacaatattcgtCTCACATACTTCCTGCTACATAGCCGATATGCAAGATTTAGCAATCTTAATCGCCTCCAAACAAATGGACAAGTATTGAgacgtttttcacttttccaactTCTCATGGCTCGTTTGGAAGCCGCATTTCGGCGGGAAAACTGGCCGCTCGATTCCCGATTCGATGGTGGTCTTTCACTCAATCGGAGCAGATTGATTCGAAATAAATTGCTGTATTATTCATAGTTAAATCGATTTATTAACACTCCGGATTCGGTTGTCACTAGCGGCACGACCGATACGGTCGAAGCGAACAAATCTGCGAGCCGCCCCGTGTTTGGCTCTGGAGAgagaaaattacaaatttaatCGTATTTCTGTCCTCGTGCCGCGGCTTTGCTTCTCTAGCCGTTCATCgtgtgattttctttttggaCAGTTCGTTAACTTGTTGGTTGTTCAGCGCCGTCGCTCCGCTGCATTGCCGTTCGTCGCCAGTAATCGGAATCTTGTTTATGTCTGAACGAATTGTAAAGCCCTGCAGAGTCGGAACGCTGTTTCGTGGATTGGAGAACGAACGCTGTAACAGAAAGACGCCTTCAGCGGTTTGGCAGCAACAGCTTGTTTTTTAGCACCAAATACGTTTTTGAAGACTACGAAATCCTCTTGGTTGAGTTGATCCCACTTAAGAAGCAacaaaagcagcagcaacggaaAGCGATCAGCTGACTCCACCGAGACCTTTTGTTTTAAGTATAATTCGTAACTCTTTTcataaatagaaaaatcgtTTCTAAATACCCTTAACGTGAGTGCCACGTGTCAATCAATCAACTTGAATTAATGAATCGTTCATTGATCGATTGAAACCAAAAACTGAGGCGGTCATTCATACTATGGAATCATTTCACTAAATACCACTTTAAGCCATGGAAGGTGTTGATCGTTCAACCAAATCGATCATCTCTTTGAAACATAATGTATCTTCATCGCAGTTCATCATTCGCTCAATTAGGAAAATCAACCGAGCGATTGATTGTATCGATTCATCGCTAGGAAAATGGCTCAGCAAGAGGCTTTTGAAGATTCCGGCGATCGACAATCACCCCCTGCTGCCTCTCTAGGCGAAGCTGTTTGGTAGACCTTGTTTTCACggtttttgcttttcgttATCCTCAAGTGAACCGATTGGTCAGATCTCGCGATGCCCCTTGtgttattacagcatcccgcATGCGGTTATTCAGCAGTAACTCATTCGGGTGATCGAAAGGGGCTTTTCTAACGCGAACAAATTCCCGTTACTGAAGAAAtggttttcactttcgttaCCCCATATGTACATCGCACCGGAGTGATAGGATAGGTGCGAAAGACTATGTCATCGAACGAGCGGAAGGTTTACCCGCGAGTTGTTCGACCCGCCATTAACATTTGGTGATTTGGATGCCGATTGCTGTATACAAACTACTTCCTGCGTCAACACTTTTGCTTTCGACGTGAATGGGTTTACTATTAGGTAGCTCCCCGGTGACACGTCCGACGAAACTGTTCGTGACTACCGGCGCACAATA
This window harbors:
- the LOC131288435 gene encoding uncharacterized protein LOC131288435; protein product: MQNARTMCMAVLLLIVGFVGAENLLFSDCGVRTSRRQPRSYFPGAQHNFSTRTEPTVMRSPKIMHGTPTVEGQYPWQVSLELLHPSYGFIGHWCGGVLIDRNWVLSAAHCIHNDLFNLPLPALWTVVLGEYDRRTESGFEQRIPVDKIILHEKYHNFKHDLVLLKLSRPANTAPNSRVRKICLPFADFKVNSMTYDPRPDQQSRPNPSDKPAYFFDRDSNLGMEHPSTPSNQNIPDDQEAFPESIPFRDDNFLRRLKQAFESETNDKRGSRTRTARYLVNHLVTGQVLSPRTNHTKLPSSNGNKSTSWATRRFFATGMLSTKPHQRKSSQDGKRWNHRSQMDSGKVDPSSSHRQTHRAILNSKFGNSRRRNDKFSHAPVYYRNEPNYRTEDTNDRAPIDDEDAIETDPGMSAGAMPDTSQYVDCLATGWGKSTIDDELTDVLLQTRAPIQSSKKCEEAYGDFIKLHRGHLCAGNLDGTGGTCVGDSGGPLQCRISKRGPWILVGITSFGSGCAFKNYPDVYTKISFYRQWIVETIQNN